The genomic DNA CTCCGCGCCTGGGAGCCGGAGGAGTAGGACGTAGCGGGGGCGGTCGGCCGCGCCTCGAGCCGGTAGGAGACGACTCTTCGCCAGGTTCGTCAGTCGCGGCACCGGGCTCAAACCCGCGAGGCGGCCTCGGGGTTGGACTGCGCAGGTCGCGCCGGACTTCATCGGACAGCACGTGTCGCGTTCCATCACGCCCACACCGACGCACATCGGACCCCCGAGTTGTACGCCGATGCGGCGGGCGGCATCGACGACCTGCTGGGTGCGATGGAATGTGATGATCAGGTTCTGGTCCGTACCGATGCGCTGCAGCCATTCGCCTTGCAGACTCAGCAGCCTCATCAGGTCGCGTCCCACTCCTTCTCTGCCGAGCAGCGCCTCGACGGCGTCGCGTGCGTCGGCGGGTGTGAGGTCCTGACGCAGGATCAGTTCGCCCGTGAGCATGCGCTGGGCCTGGGTGTAGGGCTCAGTGCGCTGCTGGAGGAGGTGATCGCGCCGGTCCCGGAGAGTGACGGCCTCCTCACCGAGTTCGCGAGCAGACGTGGTGCGTTCAGGGACCGGCTGGCTGGTGAGGTCGCTAAGCCTGCGGGCGACGTTCTCGATGGTGGCGGCTAGCACGGCAAGCTCTTCCAGGAGAAGGGCTGGCTTCAGATGGCGCCCTTCGAACCCCTTGTCGACGGCGATCGTCTCAACATCGGTGGTGAACGACAGATCAGTGGTGGCTGCCGGAACGGTGCCGGCTGCACCCCGTTGACGACCGCGTTCGTCATCCGTCAGGCGCCGGCCCGCCCATCGGCGGCCCGCCCGGTACGGCCGATGGCGAGGTCGATGATCCGTCGCCAGTTCACGGACGGCGGCGGTACGACGACGCCCGGCCGGTCGCGCGGCACCAGGACCCGCAGCGCACCTGGGCGCAGCGTGCACACCACCGGGGTGGGCATCCGCAGCGCCTCGCCGTCGACCGCGACGGGGATCTCGTCCCTGCCGGTGGTGACCTCGACCCGCTGTGCGGTCATGACGGTCAGCCCCGTGGACTGGGAGCCCCGCAGGGCCAGGTCGGCGGCCTGCGTCGCGTCCTCCACCCGGATCCCGAGCACACCCAGTTCGCCGTCGTCCAGCCGGGGCCGGCAGCCGCCACGCCTGAGATCGTCGGGTGAGGCGTACGGGTTGTTGCTGACCAGCAGTGCCTGCTGGGAGGCGAGAACGGTGCCGTCGACCTGTGCGTCGAGCCGTCGGACCCCTTCGCCGAGCAGCAGGTCCGGCATCAGGGTCAGCGCCGTGCCCGCCTTGTCGTCGCGGTACTCGGGCCGTTGAACGACGTCGGCGTAGACCCCGAAGGACACGGTGTTGACGAAGGCCCGGCCCGCGACGTCGCCGAGGTCGACCCGGAGTTCCTCGCCGTCGGTCAGCGCGTCGAGGCAGCGGGAAGGGTCGGAGCGGTCCAGGCCCAGGTCCATGGCGAAGTGGTTGCGGGTGCCGGCGCAAACCACGAGGAACGGCAGGTCGTGCTCGGCGGCGACTGCCGCGACCAGGGCCTGGGTGCCGTCGCCGCCCGCGACTCCGAGCAGGTCCGCACCGTCGGCTACGGCCTGCCGGGCCAGCGCGGCGACGTCGGCCGGGGCGGAGGGGTCGAGCAGGATCACCCGCGCACCGAGCTCCTCCGCCCGTTCGACCAGCCCGAAGCGGCCGACCTTCCCGCCCCCGGACCTCGGATTCATGATCAGGACCGGCTGGTTGGGTGGGGGCACGACGATCGCCGGCCGCGATCGCTCCGGACGCGACCTGCGCAGTGCTGCCCTGGCGCAGGCCAGGGCAGCACTCCAGCACAGAAAGAGGACCAGAGCGGTCAGCCACAGGCCGTCGTGCGCCAAGAGCATCAGGACGCCGACGGGGGCCGCGACCGCAAGGAGCGCACCGATCAGCCGCACCACTCCGCGGTGCGCCACGAACCACCACACGCCGACGGCGCAGACGACCAGCCCGAGGAGCCCGGCGCCGACTACGACCAGCCCACCCTCCCCCAGCTGAAGCACGAGCACTACCACGGAACCCGCCGCCGCGAGCACGGCCAGACGAGCCGGCAGCCCCGCGGCCCCACTCCCCTCGGGGCCCGTCGTGCGCGTCCTGCCCATGGCGTCCTCCCCACAGCCCTGTTCGACCGCGAGCCCGGTCCGGGGAACCAGCCTGCATGCTCCCGGACCCGCGAGCATCCCAGCGCAGCCGTGAAGATCCAGCGGACGGCCCCGCGCGCTCGCCCCCTCACACGGTCGTAGGCGGCCCGTCGAGAACTGCGCTCGGCGTCCGCCATCGATCACCCCTTGGAGGGAGGCGCCGCCTCACCCGGTGGCAGGGGTTCACCTGCTTCCGCACAATGCCCTTATGAGGACCGATGTCGACGCGTTCCTCTGCCGTCTGGCTCAAGAGCTCAGACCGCGGACGAACGAGTCGGGCGAGGCCCTGCTGCAGCGCATGCGCAGCGAGCTTCCCGAACTGTCTCAGTACGAGGACATCGGCGCCCTCGCACCGGAGGAGCTGGCCGGGCACGTCGCCGCCTTTCTGGACGTACTGGAACACGGCCTCGACGCGTCCGAGGTCGCGGCACCACCCCAGTCTCTTGAGATCGCGCGCAGTTTCGCCCGGAACGGAGTGCCGATCAGCACGCTCCTGTACGCCTACCGGCTCGGCCACGTCGGCCTGCTCGAGCTGATCCAGGCAGAGGTTCCCCGGCTCACCGGCGACCCGGAGCTGATCAACGCCGCTGCGATGCGGCTCACAGCGGCGGGTTTCGCGTACGTGGACCGCAGTTCCGCGGACGTCGTCGCGGCGTACCAAGAGGAACGAGACGGCCGGCTGCAGCGGCGGCTCCGCCTGACCAACGAGGCGAGCCGACGGATCGGGACCACCCTGGACATCGGCCGCACCGCCCAGGAACTGGCCGATGTCGGCACCGACGACTTCGCCGGTCTCGTCACCGTCGACCTCCTCGTCTCCGTCCTCGACGACGAGGACACCTACCAGCCGTCGGAACCGTCACTGCTCCGCCGCGTCGCCCAGCGGTCCGCATCGGGCGATGACGCGGAGTCCCCCGCCACCTCCGGCCGGACGCACGCCTATCCGGCGGAATCGGAGCCGGCCCGCGTCCTGGCCACGGGCCGGCCCGCACTGCACCGTGTCGCGAGCTCCGGCCCTCCGGCATGGTGGGCGGCGGATTCGGACGACCACGGCGGGGCGGAAACGCCAGGAGGCTTCCATGCGATCCTGCTGCTGCCCCTGCTGGCCCGCGGAGAGACCTTGGGCCTCGTCCAGTTCTTCCGTGCGGGAGGCGCGACACCCTTCGACGAGGACGATCTCCTCCTCGCCCAGGAGATCGCGGCCAGGGCGGCGGTGTCCATCGACAACGCCCGCCGGTACACCCACGAGCGGTCCACCGCGCTCACCCTCCAGCGCAGCCTGCTGCCGCAGCACGCGGTGGAGCAGTCCGCCGTCGTCGCGGCCACCCGCTACCTGCCCAGTGGATCCCGCGCGGGGGTGGGCGGTGACTGGTACGACGTCATTCCGCTGTCCGGAGCCCGGGTCGCCCTCGTCGTGGGCGATGTCGTCGGACGCGGTCTGCGCGCCGCCGCCACCATGGGCCGCCTCCGGACGGCGGTCCGCGCCTTCGCCGACATCGACCTGATGCCGGACGAACTGCTCACGCATCTGGACGACGTGGTCATCCGCCTCCAGCACGAGGAACACGAGGCAGGTCAGGACGGGGACGAGACCAGCGCCACCTGCCTCTACGCTATCTACGACCCCGTCTCCCGTGTGTGCTCACTGGCCAGTGCAGGACACGTACTGCCGGCTGTGGTCACTCCCCGGGAGAGCAAGGCCGACGCCCTCGCCGTCCGGTCGGTCGAGTTCCCGGAGATGCCGATCGGTCCCCCGCTGGGTCTGGGCGGACTGCCCTTCGAGACCACGCAGCTCGAACTGCCCGAGGGCAGCCTGCTGGCCCTGTTCACCGACGGCCTCATTCAGAGCCGTACGCGCGACGTGGACACCGCCCGCACGCTGTTGAGCGACGTCCTCGCCGGCGCGCCGGAAACACCGGGGCCACCTGACGAGATCTGCGACCGGCTCCTTGCCGCCCTGCTGCCCGGCCGTCCCGCCGACGACGTCGCACTCCTCGTGGCGCGAACCCGGGCCCTCGACCCCGGCCATGTCGCCGCGTTGGACCTCCCTTCCGACCCCGCGGCCGTCTCCGGAGCCCGCCGCTTCACGTCCGACACGCTGACCGCGTGGGGCCTTGAGGAGCTGTCCTTCACCACGGAGCTCATGGTCAGCGAACTGGTGACCAACGCGATCCGCTACGGCAAGGAACCCATCCAGCTGCGGCTCATCCTCGAGTCCACGCTGACGTGCGAGGTCTTCGACGCCAGCAGCACCGCACCGCACCTGCGCCGCGCCCGGACCTACGACGAAGGCGGCCGCGGCCTGCTGCTCGTGGCTCAGCTCGCCGAGCGCTGGGGCACCCGGCACAGCCGCGAGGGCAAGGTCATCTGGGCGGAGCAGGCGTTTACCGCCCTCCGAGAGAGCGCTGTCCTCAGATGACGCCCGGTGCCGTCATCGCCTGAGCCACCCTCAGGAACCTGCCCTGCCACGCCGCGGCAGAGCGCCTGCCGATGCCGGGTGGCGAAGTCGTCTCGACCAGCCATCCAACGGCCCTCGTGACATGCCGCCCATCAGCGATTCGTCGATCCACTAGTGTTCGGCCATGTTGCAGACGAGATTCACCGATATGTTCGGGCTTGCCCATCCGGTGATGTCGGCGCCCATGGCCTTGCACAGCGGCGGGACACTCGCTGCCGCCGTCTCCGCCGCCGGTGGACTCGGCTGTTTCGGGGGTACGCATCCCTGGAAGGGGCCCGACTGGATCCGCGCGGAGATCGCGACCGTCCGGGCCACGACGGACCGCCCGTTCGCAGTCGGGTTCATCACGCCGTTCCTCCCTTTCACCGAGCCACTGTTCGACGCCACGCTGGAGGAGCGGCCGGACGTCGTCGCATTGTCGTTCGCCGATCCCCAGCCCTGGCTTGGCCGGGCCAAGGCCGCGGGGGCCCGGGTGATGTGCCAGGTCCAGAACTACAAAGACGCCGAGGCCGCGGTTGCCGCGGGAACCGATCTCCTCGTGGCACAGGGCAACGAGGCAGGCGGTCACACCGGGACGATGGGCCTGCTGCCGTTCCTGACCGGGATCGTGCGGAGGTACCCCGAAGTCCCGGTGCTGGCCGCAGGCGGCATCGGCGACGGACGGACGCTCGCGGCCGTCCTCACCGCCGGTGCGGACGGCGCCTGGCTGGGCACGGCATTCCTCGCCACGCCCGAGGCGGTCGAAGTACACGACATCCACAAGCGCCTGATCGTCGAGAGCGACGGTGACGACACCGTGTGGACACGGGCCTACGACATCGTGTCAGAACTGCCGTGGCCGATGGGTATCGGCGAACGCGTCCGCCGCAACCGGTTCACCGACGAGTGGTCGGAGCGCGAAGCAACGTTGCGGGACCACGCGGACGAATTCATGCCGGCGGAAGGCGCCGACCCCTTCGGGGTCGCTCCCGACCCCGACACCAGCGAGATCATCTACGGCCAGTCGGCGTCCTTCGTCGATGGTGTGCGCCCGGCCGCTGACGTGGTCCGCGCGATCAGCGAAGAGGCCGAAGCGGTACTGGACTCGCGCCCCCGCTCGCTACTGGGCCGACCTGCAACCTGATCGGCGTGGCAGCCTGCGATCCGTCTTCGTCCGCCGCTGTTGTCACACACCGGGCGGCTCATCGGCAGCAGGGCCCCTGTGGCCCTGCCCCTCAAGGGTGCGTTCGTCGGACGCGCGCACCTTCCTGGCTTCTCGTCGGTGATCCATTCCACGTAGGTGGGGCCGGCTGGGCCGGATGGGCGCCATCCGGTCGCCGGCACCTGGCTCGGTGAGTGTGATGGAGATGCGGCCTCTCGGCCGCCTCAGCGGGCTGCATTCTGCGCACCTGCTGGAGGCAGCGGGGTTGCACGCACGCGAAGCAGAGTGCAACTGAGCGCGTCGGCCATCGCAAGCACCGGCGCTGGACGAAGGAGTCGTCATGGCAACGCCATCCTCTGACGGGCCGGACCACGCACGCCATGACGTCAACAGCGCAGACCACGTCGGCGGCGCGGGCCGGCCGCCCCACGACGGCGACGATGCCGGCGGTCGATCCCGGGGAGACGCCGCGGAAGGAGGTTCGTTCAAGGGCGCTGTGAGGCGCACATTGCGGGAGTTCAAGGAGGACAACCTCACGGACTGGGCGGCCGCCCTGACCTACTACGGAGTCCTGGCGATCTTCCCGGCCCTGCTGGCTCTGGTGTCCATTCTGGGTCTGCTGGGCCCTGCCACCATCGACTCACTGATCAAGAACCTCTCCAGCAGCGCGCCCGGGTCCATGCGCGAGATCCTCACCACGGTGCTGGAGCAGCTCAAAGGCGGTCGGGGGAAAGCCCTGCTCGCGTTGATCATCGGTGTCGTCCTGGCGCTGTGGTCGGCCTCCGGCTACGTCGCTGCCTTCATGCGGGCATCCAACATCGTCTACGACATCGGTGAGGGCCGGCCGGTCTGGAAGACGTTGCCTGTCCGCTTCGGCATCACCGTGGCCGTGGTGATCCTCCTGGCCCTCACCGCGGTCGGCGTCGTCTTCACCGGCCCGCTGGCCAAGAAGATGGGGTCGTTCCTGGGGCTGGGCGACACCGTGGTGACCGCTTGGAACATCGCCAAGTGGCCCGTCATGTTCGTCCTGGTCGTTCTGATCATCATGCTGCTGTACTGGGCCGCCCCCAACGTCAAGCGGCAGATCCGGCGAGTGGTGCCCGGCGGTGTCCTGGCCGTGGTCATCTGGCTCATCGCCTCCGCGCTGTTCGGCCTCTACGTCGCCAACTTCAGCAGCTACAACAAGACCTACGGTGCCTTCGCCACCCCCATCGTCGCGCTGATCTGGCTGTGGCTCACCAACATCGCGATCCTGCTGGGGCTGGAGTTCAACGCCGAACTCGAACGTGGGCGTGCCATCGACAGCGGCCACCCTCCGGGTGACGAGCCTTATGCCGAGCCCCGCGACACCCGCAAGCTCTGATGCCGGCCGCTTCGGTCGCATGTTGTGACTGCGCCCGATTCCTGTCCCGTGCAAGGGAGAGATGGCGTGCGCGGGACGGGAACACCCCGCGCACGCCACGACGCACGAAGAACGTATCGCCGTAGCTCCTGTCAGCTGCCGAACCCCGGACCTCCTACTGCAGCAGTTCAGCCACCTCGGACAGCTGGGCCTCGGACAGGGGGCCGCGCTGGAGCGCCCTGGCGTTCTCCTCGGCCTGGGCGACGCTGCGAAAGCCGGGGATCGGCACCGTCCGCGGGCTGCGTGCCCACAGCCACGCGAGTGCGCCCTGTGCGAGCGTGCGGTCGTCCGCGGTGAGCACGTCCCGTACGGCGTCGATGCGCGCCCTCCATTGCGCTGCCGGCACGCCGCCCTCGTCGAACCAGCGCAGCCACGCAGGCGGCACGGAACGGATGTCCCCCGCCCCGCCGCGGCCCGAAGGGCCCTGCTTGCCGGTGAGCAGCCCCATGGCGAGTGGACTGCGCACGATGGAGGCGAGTCCGTGCTGCTCGCACAACGCCAGCATTTCAGGCGCGTCCACCAGCACATTGCACGCATGCTGGACGCCTACGCAGTGCTCCCCGTGTGCGAAGAGCGCCGCTCGCCCGGGATCGTCGGTGCTCCAGGCGTACGCGCGAATAAGACCTTCTCGTACGAAATCCTCGCAGGCTTCGCGCAGTTCGGTTGCCTGGCCCAGCGGTACGTCGCCCAGATGCAGCTGGTAGACGTCGATCCGATCGGTGCCCAGCCGCCGCAGCGATGCGGTCAGTGCGCGGCGCGCGTACGCGACGGTCGCGTCCTCACCGATCAGTGTGCGGGTCTCCTCGTCGAAGACGTTGCCCCACTTGGTGGCGATGACCACCTCGTCCCGCCGACCCGCGAGTGCCCGCCCCAGTACCCGCTCGCTGCGGCCGGTGCCGTACACGTCCGCGGTATCGAAAAAGGTGACCCCGAGCTCCATCGCCCGTCGGATCGCCGCGATGGATTCCTGGTCGTCGACGGTTCCCCATCCGAGGGGGTTCCCGTCGGTGTCCTGCCACTCACCGCCGATGGCCCAGCACCCGAATCCCAGCGCACTGACCTCGATCTCGCTGTCCCCCAGCGTTCTGTTCTCCATGCCTACGCACGCTACGAGTTGGAGCGCACACGAGGGCAAGGCCCCCGAGTGATCCGGAGTTCCATGTCCGCCGCGTCGATCGACCGACGGCTCGCCGCCACCGGTCCGGCTTCGAGCCCGGGGAGCCGTGCCGGTCACGGCAGTTGAGACCGGACGCCTGTCGGGACCCGGTGCGTCCCGCGCGTTCAGCCGGAGGCCGGCAGAACCGGTCGGGTGAGATGCCGCCACAAGAACGTATGCATCAGAGCGTTGTTGTGAGCGGACTGTTCGTTGTCGCTGGCGCCCGCGTGGCCACCGCCGGTGTTCTCGTGGAACAGGACCGGATGGCCGAGTTCGCGCAGCCGCGCGGCCGCCTTGCGGGCATGGCCGGGGTGGACGCGGTCGTCACGGGTGGAGGTCGTCAGAAGAACCGGCGGGTAGATCTGGTCCGCGGTGAGCTGGTGGTAGGGGGAGAGCTCACTCAGGTGAGGATGATCGGCTTCGTTGTCCGGGTTGCCGTACTCGGCGATCCAGGATGCGCCGGCGAGGAGCTTATGGAAGCGGAGCATGTCCAGCAGAGGTACCCGAGCGACGATCGCGCCGAACAGGTGCGGGTAGCGGGTGACCATCGCACCCATGAGCAGGCCGCCGTTGCTGCCCCCCGCGGCGCCCAGCATGCCCGGGGTGGTGATGCCCCGCGCCATGAGGTCTTCGGCGACGGCCGCGAAGTCCTCGAAGGCGCGCGGCCGGTCCGCGCCGAGCGCGGCCTGGTGCCAGTCCGGTCCGTACTCTCCGCCCCCTCGGATGTTCGCGATCACGTGGGTGCCACCGCGCTCCAGCCACGCCCGTCCCGCCACCGCGTCGTAGAAGGGGGTGAGGGAGACCTCGAAGCCGCCGTATCCGTGGAGCAGGGCGGGCCCCGGGCCGGCGAGGGAACGGTCGGGGCCGATCACGAAGTACGGCACCCGCGTGCCGTCCTTGGAGGTCGCGAAGAACTGCTCCGCCGCCAGACCGGCCGTGTCGAAACGGGCCGGAGCCTGCTTGAGGATCTCTGTGTCTGCCCCGATCCGCCCGTGGTAGAGGGTGGAGGGCTGCAAGAACCCCGACACGTCCAGGAAGTACTCGTCGGAGATGTCCGGGTCAGTGTCCGTGACGGTGACGGTGGACAGAGCCGGGACGTCCGCGAGCGGCTTGCGCGTCCACCCACCGACGGGGGTCGGGGTGATGACTTCGATGCGCGTGCTGACGTCGCGCATCGTCTCCAGGATCAGATGGTGGCGGGTCCATGAGTGCCCGGTCAGAGCCGTTCGCTCATCCGGGGTGAACAGCACCTCCGCGGTGCGATCGCCCGCCAGGAAGGCGTCGAAGTCGAACGCCAGCAGAGAGCCCGCCCTCTGCCCGAGCCAGTCGGACTTCAAGGTGACCAGCAGGTGCTGCCGATGGACATGGGTACTGGCGTCATCGGGAACATCGATCCTGACGAGCGTGGCGTCGGGGGCCAGGACGTACACCTCGCTGTGGAAGAAGTCCAGCAACCGGCCGACGAAGTCCCGCTCGAACCCGGGTGTGGTGTCGCGCCAGCCCCAGGTCGCCACATCTCCCGTTTCGCCCTCGAAGACCAGGGCCGCTTCCTCCAGCGGCGTGCCGCGTCGCCACCTGCGAACCGTACGCGGATAGCCGGCGTCGGTCAGCGAGCCCGGTCCGAAGTCAGTGCCGATGAAGACGGTGTCGGCGTCGACCCACCCGATCCGCGTCTTCGCCTCCCCCACCTGGAACCCACCCTCGACGAAAGCCCGAGTGGCCAGGTCGAATTCGCGGACCACCACGGCATCACCACCGTCGCGCGACATACACACAAGCGCCCGGTCGTAAGCGGGATGTCGTACCCGCGCACCGGCCCACACCCACTTCTCGCCCTCCGCGGCAGCAAGCGCGTCGACGTCGAGAAGGACCTCCCACTCCGGTTCATCCTTGCGGTACCGCTCCATCGTCGTACGCCGCCACACACCACGCACGTGCTCGGCGTCCCGCCAGAAGTTGTACAGGAACTCTCCGCGACGAACGGTGTACGGGATGCGGTCCGAAGCGTCCAGCACCTCCCGCAGACGCTCCTTCAAGGAAGCGAACCCGGAGCCGACAGCCAGCGCGGCCTCCGTCTCGGCGTTCCGCTCGGCCACCCACTCGAGCGCGGCCTCGCCCTCAACGTCTTCCAGCCACAGGTACGGGTCGTCATCCATCACAAGCCGAATTGTGCAGGCCCGAAACGCTTGGCGGTCCCACATCCACCCAATCTCCGACCTGCGCTCTCGGCCGTGGTGCCATCCGGTGCGTCCGCTCGGGTGTACCGGACGCACCCGATGGCCACCACCGAGGCGGCCCCGCCCGACCGGCGCTCGCCGCGCCGACCAGGAACGTGGTGCACGACGAAGGCTCGGAAACGGGCAGACCGGTCCGCGGTCACAAAGACCTGGCCGCTCCTGTGCGGCTGGTGTCCGCACCGGGACTCCAGCGCCGTGATCCCGTGGGTTCAGGAAAGCCGAAGGTCCTTCGGCGCGAACCTACGGCGCCCACCGGTGTGTCAGGCCGCAGCATCCGCGGGTCCGGGTGAGACACGCGGATGCTGAGCGATCCGAAGGGCTCCGACGTGACATCGGGCTACTGCCCTCGGGTCACGACGGCCGTCCGCCGAACTGCCAGTTGTGCACCTCGATGTCGGCGTATCGGTCCGCGGTCAGGACGGCGCGCGCCGTGTCGGGGTTCGGCGCCCGGACCAATGCAGCGGTACCCAGCCAGGTGGCGCCGTTGTCGGAGAGCAGGGGTCCGTAGCCGATCAGCTCGTCCGTGTCGGGCGGCACCGTGAGGTCGGCGGCGGGCCCCGCGCCGAGGCCGAGCACCAGGTATCGGTTGCCACCGGTCCGGCCGCCGGGGAAGTCCCACATGGTGCGGCTCAGCAAGTTGCGCCACCGCCGCACCAGCACGTCCCGGTACACGCCGGCCTGGTAACCGGGCTCATCGAAGGCGAACGCGCGGGCGGCGGCCGGGTCGGGCAGGTCGACGATGTGCACGCTGCCGGTGGGTGTGTCGCCGGCGAGGGTCGGGCCCCGGGCGATCATCTCCTTCGCGTACCGGTCCATATACGACCAATGATCTTCCAGCAGCTCGGCGCGCAGCTCTACGGAGCCGGGCCGGTCGCGGTGGTAACAGAAGAACTCCATGCCCACAGGGTCTCTTCAATGAGGTGACCGGGTCGAGCGGGTTTCACTGCGATCACTGCTCGGCGCGCCCGCTGCTGGGCAGGCTCCACGCTCAACATCCCACAGCGGTCGGCCCAACCAGGCTCGCAGCCGGTCAAGATGATCCACGTTCTCGCGGATCGTTCCGTCCGCCGATGCCTGAACTCGGTTACCGACAGGAGTTGTTCCGCATCTCGGATGCTCCCGAGATACGGCACCTGCCGTCGGCCGTCCCACAGCGTGACGAAACACCGGCCGGACCGACAGGCCGGACCGCCCCCTTCCCCGAAGGGGGCGGGATCGCCGCCCGGTACGGTCAGCCGCTTGCAGTGGCGCAGACCCGGCGGCAGGAGTACCTGAATCGTCTTCGCAAGTCGGAACAGAATGCCCGTCGGCAAGAAGGGCGACGGCAACCCTGAGCTCAGGATGCTGCGATCCGGAGCCTGGTGCACTCTGGACGGATGAGCGCCCCGATAGTCGTGCACCACTCCGCACCGACCGGTGGTCGGGTGGTCACCATAAACGGAGAGATGGTCGGCCTCGTCCACGACGACCACGGCCTGATCGAACTCCTTCGGCGTGCCGGCGTCTACGACGCCGAGCATTGCCTCGACGACCCGCACTGGATCGAATGGCACGGCAGCCCGGCCCACCGGTACGAAGCGGCGTGAGTTGAAGCCTGCACATCGGGAAGGTGCCATGGCTGTCCCGCCCGCGCCAAAGGCTGTCCCGTAATCCCTGGCGGGCGCGCGACGACAGCTACGGCACCTGGCCACGTCGTCGGAACGTCCTGATACGCCCGCTACGAGTCCCTCCGCCTTGCGATGCACCACATCCGACGCCGCGCGCCGGTCCAGCAGGGATTACGGGACAGCCCTCGGACGGGACCGGGGCGCGTTTTCGAAGCAGCACGTGATGTTCACAGGTCTGGAAAGTGGGTCCCGTGGCACGCAGGAATTCCGTGGAGATCGTCGAAGCGTTCTGGGCGGAGGTCTGGAACGACCACAACCCCGACAAGATCGACGACTTCGTCATCGAGGACTTCGTCATCACCAACCCCGACGGATCCATCGAAGGCCGGGAGAATTTCAAGGCGTGGGTCGCCGACTTCCTGGACCAGGTCCACGACCTGAGACTGGAAGTCCTCGAGTCCTTTCAGAACGAGGACGGGAGCCGGGTCGCGTCGCGGTGGATCGTGCGCGGGAGGAACAACGGGCTTCTGGGTACCGAGCCCGACGGGCGGCCGATCTCCTTCAGCGGTACGGCCGTCTGGGCGGTGCGCGAGGACGGCAAGCTGCAGCACAACTGGGTGGAACGTGCCACCTGGGAGCTGTACCAGCAACTGACGAGCACCTCGGGCCGGTGAGACGATCAGCCCGCCTTGTCGTCACTGCCACGCGGGACTTCACCGTCATGAAACGTGCCCACAAGAAAGGTCGGGCAATTCATCGTCTCGGGCGAGTACGGGTGGGTCACCGCTGCCGGGGTTCGCTGATTACCGGAAGGCTGCGGGACCGGAATGGATCTCGTCCGATACTTCCGCGACCGGAGGGAACGAAATGGGAGACCAGGAGACCCGAGCGGCGCTGGATCGGCACTGGGCAGCGTCTGCTGCCGGGGACCAGGACGCCGAGCACGAGATCTATCACGACGACGTCATCACCGACTATCCCCAGTCGGGTGAGCGCATCCACGGCCGCGACAATCTACAGGCGCTGCGCTCGAACCACCCGGCCGAGCTCACCTTCACGATCCGTCGAATTCTCGGCAGTGGGGATCTCTGGATCACCGAATATGTGATCGACTACGATGGAAAACCCGCATCCACCATCAGCATCATGGAATTCCGCGACGGCAAGGTCGCCCACGAGACCCAGTACTTCGCCGATCCCTTCGCCCCGCCCGCCTGGCGCGCGAGATGGGTCGAGTCGATGCCCCTCATCTGACCCCTGGCGGCGATCCGCTCGCGTGCCACATCAGGACCAGGGCGGAGCGGGGACTCACCGGGCTGTCCCTGCCTCGGAGTCGAGGAAGCAAATCCGGAGCCAAGGGCCTCAGCGAGGAGCTGAGGGAGCAGAGCCGGAACGAGTCCGCGCGGGCCTCAGCGAACGCCTCGCGGATCGAGCCCCCAGCCCTCCCCCAGGCCCGACAACTGTCTGCGCTGCGGGCCGATACGCCGCTGCCCTAC from Streptomyces sp. NBC_01707 includes the following:
- a CDS encoding diacylglycerol kinase family protein, with amino-acid sequence MGRTRTTGPEGSGAAGLPARLAVLAAAGSVVVLVLQLGEGGLVVVGAGLLGLVVCAVGVWWFVAHRGVVRLIGALLAVAAPVGVLMLLAHDGLWLTALVLFLCWSAALACARAALRRSRPERSRPAIVVPPPNQPVLIMNPRSGGGKVGRFGLVERAEELGARVILLDPSAPADVAALARQAVADGADLLGVAGGDGTQALVAAVAAEHDLPFLVVCAGTRNHFAMDLGLDRSDPSRCLDALTDGEELRVDLGDVAGRAFVNTVSFGVYADVVQRPEYRDDKAGTALTLMPDLLLGEGVRRLDAQVDGTVLASQQALLVSNNPYASPDDLRRGGCRPRLDDGELGVLGIRVEDATQAADLALRGSQSTGLTVMTAQRVEVTTGRDEIPVAVDGEALRMPTPVVCTLRPGALRVLVPRDRPGVVVPPPSVNWRRIIDLAIGRTGRAADGRAGA
- a CDS encoding SpoIIE family protein phosphatase, with product MRTDVDAFLCRLAQELRPRTNESGEALLQRMRSELPELSQYEDIGALAPEELAGHVAAFLDVLEHGLDASEVAAPPQSLEIARSFARNGVPISTLLYAYRLGHVGLLELIQAEVPRLTGDPELINAAAMRLTAAGFAYVDRSSADVVAAYQEERDGRLQRRLRLTNEASRRIGTTLDIGRTAQELADVGTDDFAGLVTVDLLVSVLDDEDTYQPSEPSLLRRVAQRSASGDDAESPATSGRTHAYPAESEPARVLATGRPALHRVASSGPPAWWAADSDDHGGAETPGGFHAILLLPLLARGETLGLVQFFRAGGATPFDEDDLLLAQEIAARAAVSIDNARRYTHERSTALTLQRSLLPQHAVEQSAVVAATRYLPSGSRAGVGGDWYDVIPLSGARVALVVGDVVGRGLRAAATMGRLRTAVRAFADIDLMPDELLTHLDDVVIRLQHEEHEAGQDGDETSATCLYAIYDPVSRVCSLASAGHVLPAVVTPRESKADALAVRSVEFPEMPIGPPLGLGGLPFETTQLELPEGSLLALFTDGLIQSRTRDVDTARTLLSDVLAGAPETPGPPDEICDRLLAALLPGRPADDVALLVARTRALDPGHVAALDLPSDPAAVSGARRFTSDTLTAWGLEELSFTTELMVSELVTNAIRYGKEPIQLRLILESTLTCEVFDASSTAPHLRRARTYDEGGRGLLLVAQLAERWGTRHSREGKVIWAEQAFTALRESAVLR
- a CDS encoding NAD(P)H-dependent flavin oxidoreductase, with amino-acid sequence MLQTRFTDMFGLAHPVMSAPMALHSGGTLAAAVSAAGGLGCFGGTHPWKGPDWIRAEIATVRATTDRPFAVGFITPFLPFTEPLFDATLEERPDVVALSFADPQPWLGRAKAAGARVMCQVQNYKDAEAAVAAGTDLLVAQGNEAGGHTGTMGLLPFLTGIVRRYPEVPVLAAGGIGDGRTLAAVLTAGADGAWLGTAFLATPEAVEVHDIHKRLIVESDGDDTVWTRAYDIVSELPWPMGIGERVRRNRFTDEWSEREATLRDHADEFMPAEGADPFGVAPDPDTSEIIYGQSASFVDGVRPAADVVRAISEEAEAVLDSRPRSLLGRPAT
- a CDS encoding YihY/virulence factor BrkB family protein, with the protein product MATPSSDGPDHARHDVNSADHVGGAGRPPHDGDDAGGRSRGDAAEGGSFKGAVRRTLREFKEDNLTDWAAALTYYGVLAIFPALLALVSILGLLGPATIDSLIKNLSSSAPGSMREILTTVLEQLKGGRGKALLALIIGVVLALWSASGYVAAFMRASNIVYDIGEGRPVWKTLPVRFGITVAVVILLALTAVGVVFTGPLAKKMGSFLGLGDTVVTAWNIAKWPVMFVLVVLIIMLLYWAAPNVKRQIRRVVPGGVLAVVIWLIASALFGLYVANFSSYNKTYGAFATPIVALIWLWLTNIAILLGLEFNAELERGRAIDSGHPPGDEPYAEPRDTRKL
- a CDS encoding aldo/keto reductase; translation: MENRTLGDSEIEVSALGFGCWAIGGEWQDTDGNPLGWGTVDDQESIAAIRRAMELGVTFFDTADVYGTGRSERVLGRALAGRRDEVVIATKWGNVFDEETRTLIGEDATVAYARRALTASLRRLGTDRIDVYQLHLGDVPLGQATELREACEDFVREGLIRAYAWSTDDPGRAALFAHGEHCVGVQHACNVLVDAPEMLALCEQHGLASIVRSPLAMGLLTGKQGPSGRGGAGDIRSVPPAWLRWFDEGGVPAAQWRARIDAVRDVLTADDRTLAQGALAWLWARSPRTVPIPGFRSVAQAEENARALQRGPLSEAQLSEVAELLQ